AGTCTAGCAATGCCATCTGCATAACAACAAGCCAGAATCCCATTGCAATCGCATGATGAAACGAGCTTTTCTGTTTTGATCAAATCACTAAATAGTGTTTCACTAGTGAACATATCGCCAATTATTCATACACACCATATTGGTTGGTGTATAGTGCCCATGTTATAAGGCATGACTATACACATATATGATTCAACGctatatattaaaaaaatctacGAAAATACTTCCATTTGACATACACAGTTAAGTGTAACCCGCAAATATACTAACCAGTTACACAATTGAACATTAGGTGCTACAAATGCAAACATGTACTATTTCAGTAAGTATAACCGAACTCAGTTAATGCATAGACAAAAAGTCTACTAATCAACTTTCCCAGACCTAGTTTTATCTGTCTTGTAAATCCAGCGCTGGTACAGGtagattataaatataatatcatccCTAAAGCACGAAAGGCGATGCATCCAAGGCATGTCAATTAAAAACGATGCAACGTCATCCACAAATGTGTTAAGCgatctaaataattatagttTTACTTGTAAATTAGGGCCCTCCAAGGTAAATGATCCACTGATTTCAgcttataatttatgtataactGGGGAGTTAGCATGATAAATCCTGCATAACAATAGGGTTACCAAATGTGTAAACTGACCCCGCAGCCACTTGAATGAAGTAAGAATACCATGATTTGTGTGTATTATAAAGTAGCGAATATATTGCATACCCCGCAACACAGGGTGCTAACGCCATTGACATGTACTTAATTGCAATACGATCATACTCCTCAGTCTTAGATTCCTTATAACTGAGGGCACTGGTGACTTTGATATAAGGGTATTGCTCCAGGTATGTAATTTTGAGAGATTTTGTCACTTTCCAAAAGCTGGCCGCTGAGTAACTATTTTTTCTTACCTATCCCCAAGAAGATTTCAAATAAAACCAGCCTAGATGTCTCCTCAGAGTCCAATACATACAGACCAATAATTATCTCACATGCAAAATTGAACCACAGAGACATAGCGGATAATCCCTCCATCGACTCGTTGTTGTACCAAAATTGCATATCTAAATCACTGTAATTGAGTTACCATTTTTGAGGGCAAAAAATGAGAATATAGTGTGGGTAAATATGAAAAGAATTGAAAACACCAACATGTAGAAATTTGTAGTGAGTAAAATTTTCTTTAGCATTTCAGTCTCCTTGACTCCAACTGTGCCATTTTGAGCGCTCATATGCTGAACAGCTCCGAATTGATCAATTGCAATTCCATAAAATGTGGTACAATGGGCAAAATTGATTGTCAACTGGAATCCCAAACCCATCTTTTCACCATCAACCGGAATATAATTGTCGGCAAGATTCCAAAATCGTGAAAGGGATAACCTTGGATCGTACACTCCCTGTTCCAAATCCACCGAATAGCCTAAATAAGCATGGACGATTACCCTGTAATGCGTAATTGAATGTGCTGGGtctatatatatttgtttcatAAACCAAGTTTATATCGACACGGGGAACCCAGTATTTTATGGGCTCAGGCTTTAAACTATCTCCAACAGAATCATTTGCATCCAACAAGAGTTTTTTTTGTGGCTCTTCCACTTTCAGATGTTTGACAAAATCACCAGATACtgaattattgaattacaacggataataattgtattaaaGTTGTCTACCTGTCAAAGGAATGGACTTTGCAATATATCTCCCCTCTTTACCCTCAACAAATATGCTTTTTGCGGGGTTATTGTGTTTCTGCATATAAGAAAAATGAGGGATCATGACCACGACAAAGAAGGGGTTAAAATCAAGTTCTCTGGTGTATTCTGCCGGCACAAATAACGTTTCAATTTTCTCATATGACTGGCCGTACTTGTGcgaatatatttgattctCCAACGAATACACTAGAGTGCCATGAGTATCTAGAATGTTAATATCCTTAGTATCAAAGGGAGAAATATATCCATACAGGTCCTGAATGAGTCATTAAACATACAAAAGCAGTTCTAggtttgaaaaaattggttaaattcGCTATTTTTGATTCCGACTGAGATTCCATGTATACAGTGCGATTCAAGATGAACTTCATAGTGAGTTGGAACATGACGATTTGCACAAACACATTCGACATCCATCCTACGTCACTCCATTGCTTACGTGAAGGATGCCAATATGGACGGGTGTCCTCGCTTGTCATATCAGTCATATTGTGTTGGGCTTAATCTGTGGGTATCCCTTGTATAAGGGGTCACAGATAAGTGGATAAGCAGTATAGTGGCTGCTATGGataacaataaaattgaggCAGAAAATTGTAGCAAGCTAGCGTATGATGCTCTTCGCAGCAAAAGTTTTAACAAGGCACTTAAATTGGCTCAACGGGCAGTCAGTTTGTGTCCCTGTGAGGAATACAGTAAGCTAGTCACTCAGATAAAGTGTAAACAAGTTGAAagtaattaatgatttacaCAGATGAGTCGCATAGTAAATTGATAAAGGACATTCTAAGTACAGAGGATTATTACGAGATTCTAAATGTAACAAAATCTTCCTCTGAAGAAGAGATTAAAAAGGCTTACAAAAAGGTAAAATACCCAATTTATGCAGCTTGCCCTAGTACTACACCCGGATAAGAATTCATTGCCAGGTGCAGAGGAAGCATTTAAGAAGATATCAATCGCTTGTCAGTGCTTAACTGATGCTGACAAGCGAAGGATATACGATCAGACAGGGAGTCGAAATCCGCGAGGGTTCGACCCAACGATTGTCACACCTGAACAATTATTTGAGGCCTTCTTTGGTATTGATATCAATCGGGCGCACGTCAGGACATCGCATATGCACTCAAATCGTCACACACCCAGCaacaatatatcacaaattgCACCTATATTGTTAATCTCTTCAATTATTATCTTTTCCAACCTCCTCTCTCAGCCATCGGTAATTATAACGATCATGTAAGAAACCCTATAGCACCGAACCCACCAGCAAGTACTACAATGCAATCAAAACCCAAGTTAGTGGCGTATATTACTATGTCGATCCACACTCCTTTGATATGGATTATCCGCCTAATTCACCGCAACGTATCAAGGTAAGATAGCACCAATGTAGTTGGAATATGAGGTGGACTTTGGGTACCTGGAGAACAAGTGTTACGTGCAGAACCAACAGAGGCAAAGGGCACTGGCTAAATATGCATTCTCTAATCCTCCAAAACATTTATTAGAGTTGCCAGAAAGTTGCCAATCACTAAGGTCTCTTAAGGTAATTGTTGATTGATTTAGGATAAATACAAGAAGCTGCAAATGAAAAGTTTCCAACAAGTATAGCCTTTGCAAGACAATTAGTGgttatatttgtatcaatgaattaaattcattaaaataaattaattatcgtACAATTCACATGGCAAGAGTATACTAGTCAAATCCCAACTCCGCCTGTGCTAAGGTTACTACACCTTCAATGTTCAACTTCTTAAGCTTATCTTTGACTTTTGGATGCATAAGATTTGTGTCAGCAAAGACCCAATACTTGACTAGATCCTCTTTGCAGGGGTACTTTGATTCACACATGTAACATGCAGCCCTAGGTAATTATCATGCATACTTGTATTTGCGATTTGGCGGATTGTATTTGAATTTGGGGCCCAAATTGATAGTGACAGATGATCCCATGTATGTTGATACGGCAGGATGATACTCGGCGCAGTATATAGGCTTGATGGTGTTGTTGAGCCATTTGCCATTCACTGAAAAGGATGCAAATGagtttttatttattataagaGGGGGGAGTGTACATTCCTTCGTTACATTACAAAGCAACCCTAAATCATGAGCGTTTTACCGCATTTAGTGAAGGGCCAAAGGTCAGGATTTCCTCGTGGATCTtccaaattgaatattgGCTGACAAAGATTAATTGCACAACCAATAACATCGCCAACTTGTAGTGTATGTGCATTTTCCCCTCCCGGGTGTGTTTTTTTGGCATAAATCAAATCTCCATTGAtctataaatatcaaaagAATAGCTCACTTGTGATATGCAGTAACTAAACGGACTGTACCCTAAAGGACTATCCAATTTCATTAGACGCGTCCCCCAACCCACGCGTACTGATGGAAATATAGAATCTTTAAGCGATGGAAGTGCCTAATTCATTAAAACTATACTTTTAATAAGCTTGAAATAGTGCTACAAGTATCATCCCACCCATATAGAGAGAATTGCATCCAGTTTGGGCTTGGTTCTGCTATGGTACATTCATAGTACCATTGGCCGTGGTAAGCACAACCCCTGGCAAGTGCAGTGTTCCACTGTTTACTACCAATTATTCTTAGTCTGTCATCAGAAAATTTAACGCCTGGATCACTTGCGGCATATCTATGTTATGAACTGTAGGACCTGTAGTCGAAACAGTTATGTTCGGGTTCTTGCCTGAGAAAGATGCTCATTCTGCGAGCCTCCTTCAGTAAATCTATGGACACACCACCAGAAACCCATTGGTACCCTAGGTCACATAGTAATTacttttattttttttatcaGACATGTAATCTCTCTACCCCATATTCAACGTATCCAGTATCATTTTTGTGTATGCGAACAATATGATTTGTCTTTtgcattaaaaaattatttgggTTATTAGTTATGTTTGTGTATATCTGttgtttatttgtatttaaaatgcCAAGCTCTGCAAATCGGTTACAATTACGCGACTCAGCAACTATAGCTATAGACAAACACATGTAGTGTTATCATTACGCCTATATGTACTAAATTGCATGTGTTATCTTTTCGGAAATTAAGTCACCAAggtttaattattatctaACATACATTTTGTTtgttttacaaaaattacgGTGTGAGTCACTTGTTGTTGTAGTAGAATGATACCTGGATTACATTTGTATGGCATACTAAACTGACGATTGTGAGGCTTACTACCATCCCCGCTACTGAACACCTATATCAAAGTCGTGGTTACCAAAAAGTTGTGACGCTAACGAAAACGGTCCACCAAAGCAACGGGCTCTGGCTCTGACATGTCGCTGTTAAGTTCAGCTGCACCGAACCAAATACCATCCAAATAAATCCTAGCAAAGTGGCAATCAGCTCAAACAATATCtacataacaatatttCTACAGCGTATGTGGatccaataaaatttttgatcatATGAGATGCCACTAGGGTTGGGAAACTCTAAGTCACTAGTCCGTTACCAGGAACAAAGAGCCTAGCAGCCAGGCCTTCAGATTTACATCGCAGTTATTAGATACTAGATACACtccaattatatataaatcaacAAAAAGAAATAGCACTAGACTAGGCACAACCTATAAATTAATCTAGACATACAACTTCTACATGAAAGAACGAGTACCTTTTAGTTTGAGCTGTTTATCCTTATTTTCATTCATGAACTACGATTTATGTACAACTAATTAAATGGTTACATggttaataataaaataggTAAAGGGATGGAatctaatatatatacccCCATAGCAACTGTTGTCCTTAGCCGTATTAATGTGCTAGCACCTAGTTTAATCGTGTGTGCACGATTATCGGTTACATATTTGCAAGgttttttgaaaaattttaaacaattaatcacaTTCAAAATGAGCAATTGTGTTGTATGTAGTTTACAGATTTTGTTGACCCTTCGGTGGAAAATTGAATCATGCCACTTAACCACCTCGCTCAGCGAGAAATGCAATCACAGCCTACAAATCGCATTCATCCGCCTgaaatatctaaattggTGGGTATGAATCAATAgtttatattgatttacttaatatattttgacaGTGTTGATGTAAGATGGCCCAAGGTTGCTATAACCTGTCCATACCGCACGACATGATGTCTGGTACTAACAACTGCATGGATAGCACTGCTGGATGCACTGATCGCTGTGCTGCAGGTTGTGCGAGTTCTGGAGGTTTTTTAAGGTCAATATTTCAGAAATTCCAAGCACGTTCGTGCTTGGCCATGTTCTCCCCCTTCACCACTTTCAAAACGCATGATGGGTCCAACATGCAATTTTTCGGCAGACTTAGCATCAACAACTTTGAGTTAGGTCCCACAATAGGTAAGGGATCATACGCCACCGTTTGTGTTGCAAGGCTTAGTAATGAGAAGAAAAAATCATCACCAATTGCACTAAAGATTTTGCATAAGTCTAAGATGATAAAGGAACACCAAATGGACCATGTGAAAAACGAACGCGATATACTCGCTTCAACGAGCCATCCATTTGTTGTCCAATACATTACATCATTCCAAGACAGtgttaatttgtatatcgTAATGGAGTATATTTCAGGGGGGGAGATGTTCAGTTACTTGCGTAAATTTGGAACATTAGGCGTTAGGACCACGAAGTTTTATATCGCAGAAGTCACACTTGCCATGGATTATTTGCATAACAAGTGCATTATCTATAGGGATTTGAAGCCCGAAAATATATTGGTTGATAAGTTTGGTCATGTCAAACTTGCGGATTTTGGGTTTGCAAAAAGAATCTACGGTCAGACATACACTCTTTGTGGCACAAGTGAATATCTAGCCCCTGAGGTATTTTTGCGCGCTGGACACAGTTTTGAGACTGATTGGTGGTCTATGGGCATTATGTTATATGAATTTTTGGTGGGTACGCCCCCTTTCACTTCCAAAAGTTCTCTAGATACATACAATTTGGCACTGGCTAACAATATAAAGTTCACACCGTCTGTTCCAATACAAGCCAAAAGTCTCATACGTGGGTTACTAAAGGTAGATCCTAGATATAGGTTTGGCGGAAAGAGGCTGACAAgtaaatacatttacaaCCATGCATTTTTCAGGGGTATAGACTGGGAAAGACTAGTTCAAAAGCGAATTAACCCTCCCATTGTACCAAAGATTAGGTCTGAGTTTGACACTGCgaattttgacaaatatcCAGAGACTTGGTTATCACACAAGGCAGCTATTTCTAGAAGGGAACAATCTCGTTATTTTAGGGATTTTTGAAACATCAGTAGATGctaatttttactaaaaattttaaaatttccacCTGATTGGTTATGTATAGCATCACTTTTTGCGATGCTTAAGTGGTGATTCCGCTGCGGTAGATTCGGCTTTCCTGCATAATTAGTGGTGGTACCTCTTGGCCTGAGAACACAATTCATGTTTTGACATAATTTGAGCCTCACTAAACTCATCAAATGGCTTTAATTTGATACCCAACGCAAATTCCACTCTTTGGAATGCTTCGACATCATATCTAAGTGACCAGTTGAGCATTACTGCGTAACTAGTGTAATTGCTTGACCACTACGTCCCGCCCTAGCGGTCCTTCCCACTCGATGAATGTAATCCTTTCCCGATTGTGGGACGTCAAAATTAACAACCAGATCTACAGATGGTATATCTAAGCCCCTACTCCCAACTTCGGTAGTCACCAGTATGTTTGACGAACCTAAGTCACACTGTAGACACCTGCTTTGAAGTTATTGAGTGCGGATAAACGGAGTGGTTGTGACATTTTCCCATGTAAGCACGTAGTTTTGTGGGTTAAATTGTCGAGGTAAAACGATAGTTTTCTAGCCGTAGAACATGTATTGCAAAAAACAATCGTGACACAACTGGTAAACTTTTCCACCAGTAAAGTGATGACAGTCCATTTATACTTAAAGGGGCACaggtaaaaattttgttctAGACCAGATACTGTGTCGTATTTCCCACCTATTTCGTATCTAACGGGATTCTTCAGTGATGCCTTTTGTAACTTTGATACTTTGCTAGTCATGGTTGCAGAGAAGAGGAAGGTTTGCCGTTCTTCAGGCATGGCCTAAATAACAAGCTACTGACTTTTATTATGTTATTAAGAGCATCATCAAAATCCATTGACAGTATACGATCTGCCTCATCTAGTATTAGAAACTTGGAAGACTTGAGGAAGAAGCCCTTGGTATTCTCGATGTGATCAGACAATCGGCCAGGCGATGCTACAATCACATGCGGACGTTTAGATAGAGCCATTGCCTGTGAATTCATATCCAATCCTCCCAAAATTGTAGCCACTTCTAATGCGATATTTGCGCCCAAAGCTTTAAATTGTTCCGAAATTTGAGCACATAACTCCCTAGTGGGTGCAAGTGCGACACAAAATAATCTACTCGGTGTTTCTAGCAATGACTGCAATACTGGCAATACGAAAGCTGCGGTTTTACCAGATCCTGTTTCTGCCAATCCGATAATGTCACGACCCTCCAGCGCAGGGGGTATAGTTGCAATTTGTATTGCAGTTGGAGTTTTCCAACCGAGTGATTCGCATGCCTCGCAAAGCTCGGGACAAATTCCCAATTCGGCAAAAGTCTTATTCATGTTAGTCAACTACATTAGAAATCCACTCTCATCTGGGGTATCTTTATATATACACCAGATCGACATTAATGCAATGGCTGACACAGACCTTGATCCTACGACGATCAACAAGGACAATCCCACAGAAGGGCCCCTGTCTCTCATTGCAGAATGCGTTATGGACAATTCCCAAGTGCTAATCAACTGCAGGAACAACAGGAAGATTCTAGCAAGGGTAACTGATGACTTATGTAGGTAAAAGCTTTCGATCGCCATTGTAACATGATTCTAGTTGATGCCAGAGAAATGTGGACTGTAAAAAGTTCGGGGGGCGGGAAACAAAAGTTTGTCAACAAGGATAGGTTCATTTCCAAAATGTTTTTGCGTGGAGATTCTGTAATCGTGGTACTTCGAAATCCTAAGTGACACTATACACTATAGATTTGTCCGTAATGGATAATAAACTCTCCATTTTAATTTGAGATTATATCAcatttgttgataattatataaaattccTAATTAGATGGTTAATAAAACTATTTGATTTAGTGTTTAGTAAAATTGCTCGATATTTAATATCTACTAGAGTATTTGGTGGGAATTTATTGGATGCtgtatcatttaattcgaaaaatttgatatatttgatgCACATGTTGCTAGGGTATAGCGAAGCAATGATTCGGGGGCCTAGTTGATGGACactataattaattattgtataagttttgattatttcaaaattaaaaacacaaatacaaataattaataagtGAATGCGTGCGAATGATTAGCTTTTAGATGTGATACTACCTATGTTATGCTATCATTGATCGTTTCACAAATCTTCTACTTGCATCATTCCCACTTGAACATTTGTATAGCTCTTAAGTGCACTTTTACAAACAATTCTCTGCAGAATCTATTTTATTTGTCTCAATATCACtcaaaatttccaataatTAAACGCAAAATAACCTCCGATTCCGTGTAagtatcaatatcatccaGAGATAACCGTCAAAATATGCTAAATAATAGTGCTATTGATCAGGAAGCTCTTAAAAAACGTATTTTAGGGAATAAGGAGCGATTATGTCagttattaaaaaaaaGGTTTTTTTACATCAGTTCGTTTGAAATATATGGAGGTACATCTGGATTATACGATTACGGACCACCTGGATGTgctttaaaaaatgaaatcGAGAAGTTTTGGCGGGAGTTTTTCATAATACATGACGAAATGTTTGAGATATCAACTGCTTGTTTGACTCCatataatgtattaaaGGCCTCAGGTCACGTTGGAAAATTCACCGATCTAATGGTAAAAGATGAGGTTACTATGGAATGTTTTCGGGCAGATTCATATATTTctgatataatttcaaaatttctTGGGTCAAAAACTAaagaaattgtaaatttccCAGCTAATATTAAGAAATTTGAACAGGCAACATATGAAGAATTGGAGCAATTGCTGGTCACAGTGGGTAATTTATCTGCTGAAGAGCTGGCTGaaattatgaataaatatgaaataatttcacCTTCCGCAAACAAGCTATCACATCCTTTCCCATTTAATTTGATGTTTGAAGTGCAAATAGGGCCAAGTGgtttgtttaataaatcCAAGGATTTATGCACTGGTTTTTTGAGACCAGAAACTGCTCAGGGaatatttactaatttcAATAGACTTATCGAATATAATGGAGGTAAATTACCCTTTGCTGCTGCCCAAATTGGATTAGGCTTTAGAAATGAAATATCTCCAAGAAATGGATTGTTAAGGGTACGTGAATTCACGATGGctgaaattgaatattttgtcAATCCGAAGGAAAAATCTCACAGAAATTATGATAAATTCAAGGATACAGTCCTACCATTATTATCCAAATTCAATCAGACACAAGGTATTGTTGAGCAAATGCCAGTTGCTAGAGCTATAGAATGTggtataattgataataagGCACTGGGTTATTTCATGGCTAAAACATACAAATTCTTAACTTCGTGTGGTATAAACCCCAGTGGCATCAGATTTAGACAGCATATGGATAATGAAATGGCACATTATGCGTGTGATTGTTGGGattgtgaaattttaacatcatATGGATGGATTGAGGTAGTTGGTCATGCTGATAGAATGGCCTACGATTTGACATCCCATGAAAAACACTCAAAAGTACCTTTGAAAGCTCACattaaattggatgatcCTATAATTGTAGATGTCATTAAACCCACAATTAATAAGGCTATAGTAggaaaaattttcaagGAAAAGGGACAGGaaatttgtgaaaaattAAACCAACTAACGGAGCAAAAATATAaagaaattgatgataagCTTAACGAATGCGGGAAATATGAATTAAGTATAGGCGAAAACGTATATCATATTACTAGAGATATGgtacaatttcataaagTATTAGTTAAAGAATATGAGGAATTGATCACGCCTTCTGTTATTGAACCTTCTTATGGTATTGGAAGACTTATTTATTGCGTACTAGAACATGTATTAACCCATAGACAAGGAGATGCTGACAATGATGAAAGAATATATTTGGCAATACCGGCGAAAATCGCACCAATTAAATGTTCAATACTTCCTATATTCAACGATCCAAGATTTGATCAACTTATAGAAAAGTTAGCTACTATATTATCCAAAAGTGGTGTATCATATAAGATTGATACTACCGGTGCATCAATTGGACGCAGATATGCTAGGACTGATGAAATTGGAATTCCTTATgcaataacaattgattttaaGACTTTGGAAGATGGCACCGTTACAATTAGGGAGAGAGAATCAATGTCGCAAGTCAGAGTAGACATCGCTTCTACTGGAGGGATAGTGCATGATTGTGTTAGTGGGTCGATCAGCTGGGAGGACGTTACACGCACACACCCACTTGTTACCGTTTGATAATCATGATTACTTTTGCATCTTATTAACCTTTAATTTTagttttatattaaaatgtttagCGAAGGTGATGTTTTGTTCGAAAAGGAAGAATCCGTTATTAATGTAGTGGATAGTGATGACAACGTTAATGTTCTCGataacaattatacacATGAGTATCAAGGATGGGATGCTATTGAACAATTTAGCCATTTGAGaattaacaaaaaaattagtaaCGTTCCTGGATCTGAAAAGGTTAAAACGGCACTGGATGAACTAACACACCAAAGACTTATAAAGAAAAAATCGCAATCACTAAGATTATATGAACTACTTGAATCTGCAGGAAAGCTTTTTGGCAATGGGCCAAAATGGAGTAACCCAGACCATTCACAATTTAATCGCATGAATGAGGAGAGGATAGAAGTTGGAGATTTGCCTTTGGTTTACATAAAGAAACCTAAATATGCAAGTCAAGAGAAtgaaatgtattattataaactGCAATTTCCGAGTGAACAGCAGAAGTTGCAGGCAAAGAATCGGTATCAGGAGGCTGTGAAGTTTGGATTGATTTTACCAGATAATTCAGAAACAATTAACTACACTGTAAACCAATCTCCTTGGGAAATGGATAAGTATAAAAGCTCATGGGATGAATTATCTAAGGAACTCAAATCTGAGCCATGGAAATCTCAACCTTCCATACTTAAATCGTACATCAAGCTTAAACATAAggaaatatcaataaatattgcaaCAAGTAAAAGCAATGTTGTAAAGGATCaagtaattattacaaGTCAATCAACACAATCTAACGGCAGGAATTTGGGAAAGAAGGTACAAAATCACATCCAATGCACGTTCAATTTACAACCCAAAGTCCCAGTAAATGCAGTTAACGGAGAGATGAGACTTATTGAGTTATTTAACAACTCACAAAGTCGGAATGATACTGCATTAAAAGGTAATATGGGTATTGAAGGCGATTcctttaattttaaatcgAAAAAAAAAGTTCTAGAAGAATTAGACTATTTGAACTCAAATGATTCAGGAGAAATACATAATGATGATGTGAAGTATAGTAAA
The DNA window shown above is from Babesia microti strain RI chromosome III, complete genome and carries:
- a CDS encoding CLPTM1-like membrane protein cnrB (overlaps_old_locusTagID:BBM_III00205), whose product is MTDMTSEDTRPYWHPSRWMSNVFVQIVMFQLTMKFILNRTVYMESQSESKIANLTNFFKPRTAFDLYGYISPFDTKDINILDTHGTLVYSLENQIYSHKYGQSYEKIETLFVPAEYTRELDFNPFFVVVMIPHFSYMQKHNNPAKSIFVEGKEGRYIAKSIPLTVSGDFVKHLKVEEPQKKLLLDANDSVGDSLKPEPIKYWVPRVDINLVYETNIYRPSTFNYALQGYSVDLEQGVYDPRLSLSRFWNLADNYIPVDGEKMGLGFQLTINFAHCTTFYGIAIDQFGAVQHMSAQNGTVGVKETEMLKKILLTTNFYMLVFSILFIFTHTIFSFFALKNDMQFWYNNESMEGLSAMSLWFNFACEIIIGLYVLDSEETSRLVLFEIFLGIAASFWKVTKSLKITYLEQYPYIKVTSALSYKESKTEEYDRIAIKYMSMALAPCVAGYAIYSLLYNTHKSWYSYFIQVAAGSVYTFGFIMLTPQLYINYKLKSVDHLPWRALIYKSLNTFVDDVASFLIDMPWMHRLSCFRDDIIFIIYLYQRWIYKTDKTRSGKVD
- a CDS encoding conserved Plasmodium membrane protein, unknown function (overlaps_old_locusTagID:BBM_III00220); this translates as MNENKDKQLKLKEVVVPSLVLFLFVDLYIIGVYLVSNNCDVNLKAWLLGSLFLSFPTLVASHMIKNFIGSTYAILFELIATLLGFIWMVFGSVQLNLTATCQSQSPLLWWTVFVSVTTFWCSVAGMVVSLTIVSLVSFYYNNK
- a CDS encoding Set1/Ash2 histone methyltransferase complex subunit ASH2 (overlaps_old_locusTagID:BBM_III00215), which translates into the protein MSIFLRQEPEHNCFDYRYAASDPGVKFSDDRLRIIGSKQWNTALARGCAYHGQWYYECTIAEPSPNWMQFSLYGWDDTCSTISSLLKALPSLKDSIFPSVRVGWGTRLMKLDSPLGYSPFSYCISQINGDLIYAKKTHPGGENAHTLQVGDVIGCAINLCQPIFNLEDPRGNPDLWPFTKCGLLCNVTKECTLPPLIINKNSFASFSVNGKWLNNTIKPIYCAEYHPAVSTYMGSSVTINLGPKFKYNPPNRKYKAACYMCESKYPCKEDLVKYWVFADTNLMHPKVKDKLKKLNIEGVVTLAQAELGFD
- a CDS encoding DDX47, RRP3, ATP-dependent RNA helicase DDX47/RRP3 (overlaps_old_locusTagID:BBM_III00230) codes for the protein MNKTFAELGICPELCEACESLGWKTPTAIQIATIPPALEGRDIIGLAETGSGKTAAFVLPVLQSLLETPSRLFCVALAPTRELCAQISEQFKALGANIALEVATILGGLDMNSQAMALSKRPHVIVASPGRLSDHIENTKGFFLKSSKFLILDEADRILSMDFDDALNNIIKAMPEERQTFLFSATMTSKVSKLQKASLKNPVRYEIGGKYDTVSGLEQNFYLCPFKYKWTVITLLVEKFTSCVTIVFCNTCSTARKLSFYLDNLTHKTTCLHGKMSQPLRLSALNNFKAGSSNILVTTEVGSRGLDIPSVDLVVNFDVPQSGKDYIHRVGRTARAGRSGQAITLVTQYDVEAFQRVEFALGIKLKPFDEFSEAQIMSKHELCSQAKRKAESTAAESPLKHRKK
- a CDS encoding DnaJ homolog subfamily B member 12 (overlaps_old_locusTagID:BBM_III00210); this translates as MDNNKIEAENCSKLAYDALRSKSFNKALKLAQRAVSLCPCEEYSKLVTQIKCKQVENESHSKLIKDILSTEDYYEILNVTKSSSEEEIKKAYKKLALVLHPDKNSLPGAEEAFKKISIACQCLTDADKRRIYDQTGSRNPRGFDPTIVTPEQLFEAFFGIDINRAHVRTSHMHSNRHTPSNNISQIAPILLISSIIIFSNLLSQPSKPYSTEPTSKYYNAIKTQVSGVYYYVDPHSFDMDYPPNSPQRIKLEYEVDFGYLENKCYVQNQQRQRALAKYAFSNPPKHLLELPESCQSLRSLKDKYKKLQMKSFQQV
- a CDS encoding small nuclear ribonucleoprotein D2 (overlaps_old_locusTagID:BBM_III00235), with amino-acid sequence MADTDLDPTTINKDNPTEGPLSLIAECVMDNSQVLINCRNNRKILARVKAFDRHCNMILVDAREMWTVKSSGGGKQKFVNKDRFISKMFLRGDSVIVVLRNPK
- a CDS encoding protein kinase A (overlaps_old_locusTagID:BBM_III00225) — encoded protein: MAQGCYNLSIPHDMMSGTNNCMDSTAGCTDRCAAGCASSGGFLRSIFQKFQARSCLAMFSPFTTFKTHDGSNMQFFGRLSINNFELGPTIGKGSYATVCVARLSNEKKKSSPIALKILHKSKMIKEHQMDHVKNERDILASTSHPFVVQYITSFQDSVNLYIVMEYISGGEMFSYLRKFGTLGVRTTKFYIAEVTLAMDYLHNKCIIYRDLKPENILVDKFGHVKLADFGFAKRIYGQTYTLCGTSEYLAPEVFLRAGHSFETDWWSMGIMLYEFLVGTPPFTSKSSLDTYNLALANNIKFTPSVPIQAKSLIRGLLKVDPRYRFGGKRLTSKYIYNHAFFRGIDWERLVQKRINPPIVPKIRSEFDTANFDKYPETWLSHKAAISRREQSRYFRDF